From one Botrytis cinerea B05.10 chromosome 7, complete sequence genomic stretch:
- the Bcyaf9 gene encoding Bcyaf9, whose translation MAPPNTQKRTKGVSIYRPFVYGTTSHKFSPKYPKPEGTPEEHTHQWTVFVKGVDDVDITYWCRKVQFKLHDTYPQHLRSVENVKPGDPFQVTETGWGGFDIQIKIYYDPIANEKAQSFWHRLVLEPYGDDQLQFTQNRDNEVRSWVYDEMVFNEPYEQFYEVLTNPVPREKNNGGKGKATRTMRGGMVGSVGERTVFIPMTQRPGQPFSKDGERAEVKKLAEGKKTVDRQNEELRNELREKEEEVKRLKAELETL comes from the exons ATGGCACCGCCGAATACCCAAAAACGCACAAAAGGCGTCTCAATCTATAGACCCTTTGTATATGGTACGACATCTCACAAATTCAGTCCGAAATATCCAAAACCAGAGGGGACACCAGAGGAACATACGCATCAATGGACTGTATTTGTAAAGGGAGTCGACGACGTGGATATTACATATTGGTGTCGAAAAGTGCAATTCAAACTACACGATACTTATCCGCAGCACTTgagat CGGTCGAAAATGTCAAACCAGGCGATCCATTCCAAGTCACCGAGACCGGTTGGGGTGGTTTTGATAtccaaataaaaatctaCTACGATCCAATCGCCAACGAAAAAGCCCAAAGTTTCTGGCATCGACTCGTCCTCGAACCTTATGGCGATGACCAACTACAATTTACCCAAAATCGAGATAATGAGGTTCGGTCTTGGGTATATGACGAGATGGTTTTTAATGAACCTTATGAACAATTCTATGAGGTTCTAACAAATCCCGTGCCGAGAGAGAAAAACAatggggggaaggggaaagcGACGAGGACGATGAGGGGAGGGATGGTGGGAAGCGTGGGGGAGAGAACGGTTTTTATACCGATGACGCAGAGACCGGGACAGCCATTTAGTAAGGACGGGGAGAGGGCGGAGGTTAAGAAGCTGGCCGAGGGGAAGAAAACGGTGGATAGGCAGAATGAGGAGTTGAGGAATGAATTaagggagaaggaggaagaagtgaAAAGATTAAAGGCAGAGTTGGAAACGTTGTGA